A single region of the Gossypium arboreum isolate Shixiya-1 chromosome 12, ASM2569848v2, whole genome shotgun sequence genome encodes:
- the LOC108478022 gene encoding protein RKD1-like — MANQCPLNGCWFKSSEMIAKEEEHYSSPFPPRLPLDSSTTVYCNPMDWQFPIEQGFYDEVPLMSTFSTDPLYASLDIEQTSTQDGYDENGNGFWDELGLLFEPCNKQPMLKDEDINGEEVMKKERVSSKRCKEDQRKAKLLSRKVISQYFYMPIIQAAKELNVGLTLLKKRCRELGIRRWPHRKLTSLRTLINNVQELEEGEERESKVREAIEVLERERKMLEEMPDMDLEDKTKRLRQACFKANYKKRKLVPPSIMNQSPSSTGAVGSRASDLDLITRANCRRGLSDSFSSTISMI, encoded by the exons ATGGCAAATCAGTGCCCGCTTAATGGCTGTTGGTTCAAGTCTTCTGAAATGATCGCCAAAGAAGAAGAACACTACTCATCTCCTTTCCCACCCCGTCTTCCTCTTGATTCAAG TACTACTGTGTATTGTAATCCAATGGATTGGCAGTTTCCCATTGAACAAGGCTTTTACGATGAAGTTCCTTTGATGAGCACCTTCTCTACTGATCCTTTATATGCTTCGTTGGACATTGAACAAACTTCAACTCAAG ATGGTTATGATGAAAATGGGAATGGGTTTTGGGATGAACTGGGTTTGTTGTTTGAACCCTGCAACAAACAACCAATGCTTAAAGATGAAGATATAAATGGCGAAGAAGTGATGAAGAAAGAGAGGGTTTCAAGTAAAAGGTGCAAGGAAGATCAACGCAAGGCTAAATTGCTGTCAAGGAAAGTCATCTCACAGTACTTTTATATGCCCATAATTCAAGCAGCAAAAGAGCTAAACGTGGGGCTGACACTGTTGAAAAAAAGGTGTAGGGAACTCGGAATCAGGAGGTGGCCTCACCGCAAGCTTACGAGCCTCCGAACCCTTATCAACAACGTTCAG GAGTTGGAGGAAGGAGAAGAAAGGGAAAGCAAAGTGAGGGAAGCAATAGAGGTATTGGAAAGGGAGAGGAAAATGTTAGAAGAGATGCCGGACATGGATTTGGAAGACAAGACCAAAAGACTTAGGCAAGCCTGTTTCAAGGCTAATTACAAGAAGAGAAAGCTTGTGCCGCCGTCGATTATGAATCAGTCACCATCTTCCACCGGTGCTGTTGGTAGCCGAGCAAGTGATTTGGATTTAATTACTAGAGCTAATTGTCGCAGGGGTTTGTCAGACTCTTTTTCATCAACCATCTCCATGATCTAA